Genomic window (Lewinellaceae bacterium):
CAGCCCGCTCAGTTTTTTCTTGTTGCCTTCTCTGGTTTTGATGTCTACGACAGCGGAAATCCGCCCGCCCTGGTCTGCGTTGAAGCCTCCGGTGAGGACATCCACGCTGCGGATGGTTTCCGTTTCGAAGACCGAGAAAAAGCCGATGGAGTGGAAGGGGTTGTAGATGGTCATTCCGTCCAGCAGAATCTTGTTCTGCACCGGAGAGCCCCCCCGGATATACAACTGCCCCCCCTGGTCGCCGGATACGATGATGCCGGGCAGGACGGGCAGGTATTGAGCGATGTCGGCTTCGCCGCCTGTTGACGGGAGGGAGCGGATTTGTTTGGGCGTAACCGTAACTTTTGAAACCTGAACATCGGAACGCGACTGCTCCCGGCGGCTCGAAACGTTGACGGTTTCCAGGTTGACCGCATTGGGCTTCATGTACAGGCTTTTGTATACAATGGAGCCTTCCTTGAGCTTCACGTCCTGCACAATACTGTCGTAACCGAGGTAGGTCAGTTTGAGGGTGTAGTCTCCCGCCGGCAGGTTGCCGATGCTGAAGAAGCCGTCGAAATCGGTATTGGCGCCATAGTTGGTGCCTTCCAGCAATATGTTGCCGTAGATGATCGGTTCGCCGGTTTCTTCATCGTAAACGTTGCCGCGAATGGTCCCGCCACTTTGGGAAGAGGCGTAGTTGAAAAGGAGGGCAAAAAGCAGCAGTAGTATTCCTTTAAGTTTCATAATGGCCAGAGATTGTTTAACAGCCGGTTGAGGTGATGGTTGAATGCGTCCTGACAAAGAGACGCAAAGATAACCAGCTTTCCCCCTTAGGCAAGGGATTCTTTTGTCATTTTGCGAACAAACACCTTATGGCTCCAGCATGCCTGTTCCCTGACGCAGCAGGAGCGGCTCGGCGCCGGTGCAGTCAACCACAGTTGAAGGCACATTGCCGCCCATGCCGCCGTCGATGACCAGGTCGACGAGTTTTTTATAATCCTCGTAAATGTCGATGGGATCGGTAAAATATTCCAGTATCTCATCGTCGGATTTCAGGGATGCGGTCAGGATGGGGTGGCCCAGTTCTTCGACCAGTGCCATGCAAATATTGTTGTCCGGGATGCGGATGCCGATGGTGCGTTTGCGGTTCTTGAACATTTTCGGCACCTGGTTATTGGAGTTGATCACAAAAGTAAAGGGCCCGGGCAGGTGTTTTTTCATCAGGCGAAAAATCTGGTTGTCGATCTGCTGGCTGTATTCGGAGACCTGGCTGATGTCGAGGCAGATCAAGGACAGGTGGGCCTTGTGGGGGTCCAGGCCGCGCAGTTTGCAGATTCGGTCTACGGCCTTGCTGTCGTTGATGTCGCACCCCAGGGCATAGACGGTGTCGGTGGGGTAAATGATGACGCCCCCGCTTTCCAGGGTTTCCACAGCGTGGAGGATTTTTCTCCTTTCCGGGTTCTCCGGATTGATCTTCAGTAACATTCAAGCTGGTTTTTCTATAAAAAAAACTGGAAGCGCCCGGGCCAATGCCGGATGCTTCCAGTAAAAGTAAGGAAAAGTTATTTTTCAATCAATTATCATAATCATCATCGTCTTCGAAAAGATCGTCGTCGAGCATATTGGCCAGCAAATCCCGGAAGGAAAAGCTGGATTCCAGCACCTCTTTGTTGATGACGTTGAATTCGGCCAGGCCGTGCAGCGCCAGTTCCATATAAGTATACAGGTCGTCTCCCTTGGCCTCTACCTGGCTTTCCACCATTTTGCGCAGGCCGGCGACGTGGTCGAGCGCTTTGTGGAAGTCCTTTTCGGTGCAATCGTTGAGCAGGTCCAGGTCGTTGCCTCCGGAGAACCAGGCGCGGATGGTCCCGTAGGGGTCCTTTTCCCGGCCTTTCTTGAGCTTGTCCGGGTTGGGAAAGTGGTCGAGGAAAGCCTTCTTGACGGCCCTGCTCAACAGGGAAATGGCCACTTGATAAGGGCCCTCCTGTTCGCCCTCGTAGACCAGTTCGACCTTGCCGGTAACCGAAGGCACCACTCCCCAGAAGTCGATGATGCGGGCACGGGCCTTTTTTTCCTGGTTGAGCAGCATCCGGCGCTCGGCGGTGCTGACCAGGTTCTCATAACCGGAGATGGTCAGGCGGGCCGAAACGCCGCTCTTTTCGTCGATGAACTCGCTTTCGCGGGCCTCGAAGGCTATTTGTTCGAGCAGCACCTGCAGCAGGTCCGGCACTTCGATGGCGGCGCGTTGCTCCTCCGCCAGCCTGGCTTCCTGCATGGTGATCTGCCGGGCGATATCGATGGTCTTGGGATAGTGGGTCAGAATCTGGCTCTCGATCCGGTCCTTCAGCGGGGTGATGATGCTGCCCCGGTTGGTGTAATCTTCCGGGTTGGCCGTGAAGACGAACTGTATGTCGAGCGGCAGGCGCAGCTTGAAGCCCCGGATCTGGATGTCGCCTTCCTGCAGGATGTTGAACAGCGAAACCTGAATGCGCGGCTGCAGGTCGGGCAATTCGTTGATGACGAATATGCTGCGGTGCGCCCGGGGCACCAGGCCGAAGTGGATCACGCGCTCGTCCGAGTAAGGCAATTTCAGGCTAGCCGCCTTGATGGGGTCTACATCGCCGATCAGGTCGGCCACGCTCACGTCGGGAGTGGCCAGCTTTTCCACATAACGGGTATCCCGGTGAATCCACTCGATGGGCGTATCGTCGCCTTTTTCGGCGATCAGGTCGTGGGCATAACGGGAGATCGGGTTCAGCGGGTCGTCGTTGAGCTCGCTGCCGGCCACAATCGGCACGTATTCGTCCATCAGCGCCACCAGCATGCGGGCGATGCGGGTCTTGGCCTGCCCCCTGAGGCCCAACAGCAAAATGTTGTGGCGGGAGAGCACGGCCCGCTCGATGTCTGGCAGGACCGTTTCGTCAAAGCCAATGATGCCTTTGAACAACTTCTCCTTGATGTGTAATTTTTTTATGAGGTTGTTGCGCAGTTCCTCCTTGATGGACCGGGGTTTGTAACCGCTTTTCTTGAGTTCTCCTAAAGTCTGGATATCCGTCATTCCAATGTCAGGTTTTGTTCTGCTTAGTATGGTAAATCAATGAAACGCATGAGAGGGGATTTGGTTGATAAAGGGTTAAGGCTTACTTTTATGCACTACATTCTACATCCAAAAAACTTTAGCGATGACTAAGAACATTTTTCTTTTGCTGGCGGCCTGTTCCTTCTTGCTCACGGGTTGCATTGAGACCCTGGAGGAGATTTATCTCAACAAGGACGGCTCCGGAAAATACAACGTCACGTTTGACATGAGCGAGTTTTTCAGCAACCCCATGATGAAAAGCATGATCGAGGAGGCGGCCAAAGAAGAGGGGGGAGAGGGCGACTTGAACCTGGGAGAAACCGATACCCTCATCCGCTTCCGGGACAGCGGTTTAATGGAGGGCGTAATGAAGAATGCCGAAATGCGCATGACGATGAGCGACTCCCTGGGAAAATTCCTGATCAGCATGAACTTCCCGTTTGAAAATGTGAGCCAGATCGATGAGTTCTTTCAACGGCTCAGCGAAGAAGGCGCCGGGGCCGAGGCCATGGGCGGCATGGGCGCTATGGGCAGCATGCTGATGCCCGGCGGCAAGTTTGCTTTCCAAAAGAAAAAGCTCACCCGCCTGAAATCGGAACAGGGAGGGGCCGGCGAGCTCCTGGCAGGGGAAGACGGAGAATTTATGAAAATGTTCTTCAGCGGAGGCACGCACACCGTCATCTACCACTTGCCCGGCAAGGTAAAAAAGACGACCATCGAAGGGGCTGAAGTGGATGGCAAAACCGTCACCGTCGAACGCCCGCTGATGGACCTGATGGAAGGCAAGGCCGGATTGGAAGGGGAGATACGGTTTAAAAACAAATAAACTCACGGCCATGATAGATAAATTTAAGAGAGCCATCCAGGATGCCTCAGACGTGCTCCGGGAGCAGGCCGCCAACCTCGGGGAAGGAGCCAAGGAAAAAACCTATCAGTTGATCGAAGAGTGGCTCCAGGTCTTTCCCAAACTGGAGGTCTACGGACTGGAGATCACCAGCTTGTCTTTGTCCGTGGCGCTCAGCCCTGCCCTGGAAGTGGAGCTCGTTGGAAAACACGAAAAGTTTTCCAGGGAGCGGCTGGACGAGATCGTCTACGAGGTGCGCAAGAGCCCGGCGCTGACCTCGGTTTTCACGACCGTCCGCACCACTTATAACCTGCACCGCCGCACCTACGCCAATCTCAGCGACCCGCTGGTGGTCAAAATCCGCATCCGATTGTCGCCGGAGATCAAGGTGTATATTGGGAAGCCGGTTATTGAATAATACGAAGTGGGAAATCGGAAGGCAGAAGTGGGAAGGCACAATACTTCCGGTTGGCACCGCCTGCCGTCCGCCTCCCCGCCTTGCCTGATTTTTGAGGCTGGGGATGTGCGATTTTTGACGTTTGATTTTCCGCCAGTTCGCCGTTCGCCGTCTGCCGTCCGCTCCCGGCCTCCTTCGTCGGTACGGGACTCCCTACGGCCGCGTACTTCTACCGCTTCACAAAGCCCTCCACCCCCACTACCTGCCCTTCCCGCCAACACTGCAAAAAATACACCCCGCCCGGCAATTCCCCCACCTCCACCAGCAGCGTTACCTCTGAGAGGCGGGTGGAAAAGCGCCGCCACGCCCGCCCCTGCGCGTCGAGGATGCGGAAGTGGTGCTCCCCGCCGGCGGGGGCGGAAAAATACACTTGGAGTTCCTCGCCTGCCGGGTTAGGGTAGAGCAGCAGCGTACAGTCATCTGACGACTTGGAGTCGTCTGATGACTTTGCTTCTCCTTCTTCCACCCCACTCACCAACTCACAGCCCGGCACCAGGCAGCCGTATTCGTCTACTTTGAGCAGCCAGCCCTGCTGCCGGGGGGCATTGACCGTGT
Coding sequences:
- a CDS encoding sigma 54-interacting transcriptional regulator encodes the protein MTDIQTLGELKKSGYKPRSIKEELRNNLIKKLHIKEKLFKGIIGFDETVLPDIERAVLSRHNILLLGLRGQAKTRIARMLVALMDEYVPIVAGSELNDDPLNPISRYAHDLIAEKGDDTPIEWIHRDTRYVEKLATPDVSVADLIGDVDPIKAASLKLPYSDERVIHFGLVPRAHRSIFVINELPDLQPRIQVSLFNILQEGDIQIRGFKLRLPLDIQFVFTANPEDYTNRGSIITPLKDRIESQILTHYPKTIDIARQITMQEARLAEEQRAAIEVPDLLQVLLEQIAFEARESEFIDEKSGVSARLTISGYENLVSTAERRMLLNQEKKARARIIDFWGVVPSVTGKVELVYEGEQEGPYQVAISLLSRAVKKAFLDHFPNPDKLKKGREKDPYGTIRAWFSGGNDLDLLNDCTEKDFHKALDHVAGLRKMVESQVEAKGDDLYTYMELALHGLAEFNVINKEVLESSFSFRDLLANMLDDDLFEDDDDYDN
- a CDS encoding threonylcarbamoyl-AMP synthase; this translates as MLLKINPENPERRKILHAVETLESGGVIIYPTDTVYALGCDINDSKAVDRICKLRGLDPHKAHLSLICLDISQVSEYSQQIDNQIFRLMKKHLPGPFTFVINSNNQVPKMFKNRKRTIGIRIPDNNICMALVEELGHPILTASLKSDDEILEYFTDPIDIYEDYKKLVDLVIDGGMGGNVPSTVVDCTGAEPLLLRQGTGMLEP